AACACTGGGCCTGCGACGACTGCGACTGCACGGCAAGGCTCGAAGAAAGACTCTCACGCAAGGGTGACCCGTTTCGGCGTTAGCACCATTGCGCCATTCAAGGTTTCTGCATTTCAAATTTAGAACTGCAAAAACTTCGAATGATGCAATAGATCTAAACCGTCAAAATCTCCTGTTCCTTCTTTTTGGCCGCGTCTTCCAGCTTATGGATGTATTCATCGGTGAGCTTCTGGATTTCGGCGAGACCGTTCTTCTCGTCGTCTTCGGAGATGGTCTTGTCTTTGAGCATCTTTTTCAGCTTTTCATTTCCATCCCGGCGGATATTGCGGACAGCGGTCCGGTGATCTTCTAGCACGCTGTGCACATGCTTGGCGAACTGTTTGCGGCGTTCTTCGGTGAGAGGCGGAATCGGGACGCGAATCAGGCGGCCGTCGTTCGAGGGATTCAAACCAAGATCCGATGCGCGGATGGCTTTATCGACGGGCCCGACCAGGGAGACGTCGTAGGGCTGGACGGTGATCAGCGTCGGTTCGGGCGTTCCGAGCTGCGCCACTTGATTGATTGGAGTGGGAACGCCGTAATAGTCGACCTGGATGTTATCGAGAATCGAGATCGATGCACGGCCGGTGCGGATACTTGAAAGTTCTTTACGAATATCGTCGATGGCTTTGTCCATTCGTTTGCGAATCTGCGCAATTTCGTCTTTCATCGCCATGAGAGACCTCCTTCGGCCGGCTAATACACCAACGAACCGATTTTTTCTCCTTCGATAACTCTTCGAATGTTGCCCTTCGTCCTGATATTAAACACGATAATCGGAACTTTATTATCCATGCAGAGCGAAATCGCTGTCGTGTCCATCACACCAAGACTCTGAGTCAGAACATCCATATAGGTGATTTCCGCGTACTTCGTCGCATTGGGTACTTTGACGGGATCGGCATTATAGATGCCGTCCACTTTGGTTGCCTTGAGAATCACGTCGGCTTTGATTTCCATGGCGCGAAGCGCCGCCGTGGTATCTGTTGAAAAATAGGGGTTGCCGGTCCCCGCGGCGAATATGACGAGACGGCGTTTCTCCAGATGGCGGATGGCGCGCCGCCGGATGTACATTTCGGCGACCTGACGCATCTCGATTGCGGACTGGACGCGGGTATAGACGTCCATCTTTTCCAAGGCGTCCTGAATCGCGAGTGCATTGATCACCGTGGCCAGCATTCCCATGTGATCCGCGGTGACGCGATCGAATCCTTCCGCGCTGGCTTTGATACCGCGGAAGATGTTGCCGCCTCCGATAACCACCGCAACCTCGACACCGAGGTCATGGACGTCTTTGATCTCCGACGCAATACGGGACACGACGTGAGGATCGATGCCGAAGCCCTGATCTCCCATCAGGGCTTCGCCGCTGAGCTTCAGCAGGACGCGGTTGTATTTCGTCGTCATGGATGGTGACTATTGCCCCAAGGCCGCCGCGACGTCGCCGGCCAGATCGGTGGAACGCTTTTCGAGCCCTTCGCCGGTTTTGAAGCGCGCAAACCGGCGGACCTGGATATTCTCGCCGATCTTCCCGACCAGATTGTGGATCAGATCCTTGACCGTGATATTCGGGTCTTTTACGAACTTCTGATCGTACAGACAGGCCATCTCGTAATAAGACTCGAGTTTGCCTTCTGCGATTTTATCGATGATCTTCTCAGGCTTTCCAGAGGCGCGGGCCTGATCCTTATAGATCTCTTTCTCTTTTTCGAGAACCTCGCCGGGCACGTCTTCGCGCTTCACGTACAACGGATTCACGGCGGCGATATGCATGGCGATATCTTTGACCAGCGCCAGAAAATCCTCGTTGCGCGCGGCGAAATCGGTTTCGCAATTCACTTCGACGAGAACGCCGAGTTTGCCGCCGGCGTGGATGTAATGTCCGATCATTCCTTCGGCGGCGATGCGCGTGGCTTTCTTCTGGGCCGAAGCAAGGCCTTTCTTCCGGAGGATCGTGACTGCTTCTTCCATATCGCCCTTGGCTTCGACCAGGGCGTTCTTACAGTCCATCATTCCGGCTCCGGTCTTCTCGCGGAGGTCTTTGACGGTGGTTGCTTTAATTTCCATTGCTCTTCCTTTAAACAGAAAAATAGCCACAAAAGGCACATTGATTTCGTGCCTCTTGTGGCTAATTCTTTTTTACATTATCGCGGCTTCGTTCGGCGTCTCTACCGGCTGTTCGTCGCTCGCCACGTGCGTTCGTTCCGGCTTCGGACCACCACGATCAAATGGCATCACGACGCCTTCTTCAGATTCGTCGACCGGAGGCCGCGGGATGGTACCGCCTTCTTTATTTACCGCCTGCCCCTCAATGACGGATTCCGAAATCTTCGATGCGAAGAGGCGGATCGCGCGGAGGGCGTCGTCATTACCGGGAATGACATAGTCGATGACATCGGGATCGCAATTCGTATCGACGATGGCGACCACCGGAATTCCGAGACGCCGCGCTTCGGCGACTGCGATTTCTTCGTTCTTCGAATCGATGATGAAGATGGCATCGGGCAGTCCGGGCATGTTCTTGATGCCGGACAGGTTCTTTTCAAGACCTTTTCGTTCCCGCTCCAGGCGGGTGACTTCCTTCTTCGGAAGCAGCTCGTACCGGCCATCGGTTGCCATGCCATCGAGCTCTTTTAATCTTTTGATGGACTTCTGGATTGTCGAGAAATTCGTAAGCAATCCACCCAGCCACCGCTGGTTGACAAAAAACATGTTGCAGCGCAGCGCCTCTTCGGCGATTGCGTCTTGAGCCTGACGTTTGGTGCCGACGAACAGGATTGTTTTTCCCTGGGCCGTCAGTTCGGTCACGAATTGGGTTGCTTCCTTGAAGAGGCGGAGTGTCTTCTGGAGATCGATGATGTAGATACCGTTCCGTTCGCCGAAAATGTACTGCTTCATTTTCGGATTCCAGCGCTTCGTCTGATGTCCAAAGTGGACGCCAGCCTCCAAAAGTTCCTTCATTGTAATAGACGCCAAATAAACCTCCGTTTCGAATTTGTGAACACGCTATCGCTTATAGAAAAAGTCGCCAGCGGGGAGGCGATCCCCCCTGGCGACAACCAACTTACCGTTTGGAGAACTGGAAGCGTTTTCGCGCGCCCGGCTGTCCGTATTTCTTGCGTTCCTTCATGCGCGGATCGCGCGTCAGGAAACCTTCTTTTTTAAGGACGCCCCGCAGCTCCGCGCTGAATTCGCAAAGCGCGCGAGCGATGCCGTGCTGCACTGCGCCGGCCTGGCCGTGAGGACCGCCGCCGGCAACGCGCACATGGACGTCAAATTTGTTCAGGGTATCTGAAGCTTCCAGCGGCCGCTTCACGAGCATCCGGTGGGTTTCATCGAAAAAGTATTGTTCGAGTTTTCGATCGTTGACTGTGAAGCTTCCGTTGCCCGGTCGAAGAATCACACGGGCCGTCGATGTCTTTCGACGGCCCGTGCCCAAGTGCTGAACTGAACTCAAATAGCCTCCAAACGTTCCGGCGTCTGCGCCGCATGCGGGTGCTGATCCGCGTGATAAATCTTCAAGCGCTTCACCATGCGCTTCCGAAGCTTGTTTTTGGGCAGCATCCCCAAAACCGCTTCCCGAATAAGCCGTTCCGGCTTCGTCTCAAATACCTTACGGGCGGCAACCTCCCGCAATCCGCCGGGATATAAAGTGTGCCACCGATACACCTTTTTATCGAGTTTTTCGCCGGTGAGTTTTATCTTGTCTGCATTAACAATGATGACATGGTCGCCACTCACCAGGAAAGGGACATAGTGCGGTCTATGTTTCCCCGATAAAATAGTTGCCGCTTTCGTTGCGACTCGTCCAAGTACTTGATCCGTCGCGTCGATCACGTACCATTTGTCCATGGCGGCTAATTCGCCTGCCGTCGGAAATCGCGTAGACATGCACAGTCCCTCATATCAGCCGATATACAAAAGTTTGATAGTATAGGAGCCCCTTACATCATGTCAAGCAAACCAGTGGTTGTTCTCATGGCGTTAACGTCGCTTCTGGTGGTTCCCGGGGCCTTTCCGGCACGCTCCGCGACGCTCCAGGCGGGCTCTGTCACGGATCTCCTTCTAAAAGATGACATACAGCAAGCCGAGGCCCTGCTCGCCCGGCAACCCAAAACCGCTGAAACCATTGCTTTGCACGGAGAAATTGAATTTCGGAAGGGTAATTTCGCCGAGGCCGAAAAGGCCTACCGGGACGCCCTGAAAATGGATTCCAGGAACGCCAGGTCTCACTTTGGCCTCGGCAAGCTGGACATGACGAAAGTCAAGCCCAAAGCGGCCCTCCAGGAGATCAACCAGGCCATCGCGCTGGATCCCAAGGAGCCCATCTACAGGCTCTACGCAAGCGAAGCGGCAGGCATGGATAAAAAGAACGATGAGCAACGCCGGCAGCTCGAAGAGTACCTGAAGCTGAATCCCAGGGATGAGGACCACGTGACCGAAGCCAAGGCGGGGCTGGAAATGCTGAAGGCATTCGGCAGCGAAGATACCGGCGTGGTTCACGCGCCTGAAAAACCGGCTCCGATCCACTTCCGCAAAGTGCTCAATCTGATTTTCACGGAAATCATGATCGACGGCAAAGGCCCGTACAACTTCGCGATCGACACCGGCGCGACACAGACCGTGATCAGCGAAAAGCTGGCAACCTCCATCGGCCTGCAACCCATCACCTCGACCGTCGTCTTCGGAATCGGCGGCGCCGGAAAAGTCGACACGAAGATTTACAAAGTGAAGGAACTCTCGGCGGGCGACATCAAGGTGAACAATGTTCCGGTCGGCACATTCGACGACCCGGTGATCTCGCAGATCGCCGACGGCATTCTTGGCACCTCGATCTTCTCGGACTTCATCATCACGGTCGATTATCCGAACGGCCAGTTGGAGCTCACTCGAAAGCGCCCGGCAGCCGCAGCAGGCAGCGAGACCATTCCGGTCTGGTTCTTCAGCAATCTTCTTTTGTTGCCGATGGACGTGAACGGCAAACATGGCAATTTCATCGTCGACACCGGCGCCGTCACCACCGTCATTTCGCACAGCATGGCCGCGCAGTTGGGAGTCAACGAAAACACGCCCGGCGCGAAGGTCGATCTGGGAATTGCCGGAGTCGGCGGCTTTGAAGGCACCGTGCTGAAGATTCCAAACGTCACCTTCAAGACCCAGAAGAACACCGAGGTTTTTCCGCAGGTCGTTGCGATCGATCTGAGACAGATCTCCAAAATGATCGGAACGGAAGTATCCGGCGTCGTGGGATTCGACTTCCTGTCGGACTACAAGCTCACTCTCGATTACTATGCGGCGGACGTGGTGCTGGGGAAGTAGACATGGTGAATCGACTTTTTGTGCAAAGCTCATAAAATACTAGGGAGTGACACAAGAACGCCGCAATCCTCGCTCCGTTGATATCGATCTCTTTCCAACCGAACGGATCTTGAAAATCATCAATGCGGAGGACGCGCTCGTAGCCGGCGCCGTAGCCGCAGCGATACCCGAGATCGCCAAAGTCATCGACGTGGCGGTGCACTGTGTCCGGTCCGGCGGACACATCATCTACGTGGGAACCGGCACCAGCGGCAGGATCGCAATTATCGACGCTGTCGAATGCCCACCGACTTTCGGCACGGAGCCGGAATGGATTCAGGCGGTAATGGCAGGCGGCGCGAAAGCATTCGTGCAAGCCATCGAAGGTTCGGAAGACGATGTCGAAAAAGCAGCTTCCGATCTCAAAGCAAAAAAACTGAGCGCGGACGACCTGGTCATCGGCATCGCAGCCAGTGGCAGCACGCCTTACACACTGGCGGCCCTCGAAGTTGCAAAAGGCAAAGGCGCCAGGACCGCAGCGGTTGTTTGCGCCGAAAACAGCCCGATCTCGAAGATTGCCGAGATCACCGTCTGCACTGCCGTGGGAGCGGAAGTGATTACCGGCTCGACGCGCATGAAAGCGGGAACCGCCCAGAAACTCGTGCTCAACATGTTCAGCACGGCATTGATGATCCGGCTGGGCATGACATACAGCAACTGGATGATCAACGTCGGGATGACGAATCAAAAGCTGCGCACCCGCGGGCAACACATCCTTCAGGAAATCCTCGGCGTCAAGCCTGCTGAGGCGGAAAAACTGGTGGCTGCCTCCGGAGCAAATCTGAAGGTCGCCGTCATCATGGGCGCGACCGGATGCGATCGCAAAGAAGCCGAAAAGCGGCTCGCAGAAGCGGACGGCAATCTTCGATCCGTCCTTGGCCATCTCGGAAGCGGACGTGAGTAACACCAAGCCAATCGCAATCGACGCCGGCGCAGTATTCACTCCGATCCGGAAGTTCGCGCCCGGCCGGCTCATCATCGACGGCCGTTCCATTGTTGAAATCGGAGAAGTGGAAACCGTGCGGATTCCGCGCACCGCCGAGCGCATCGATGCTTCGAAGCTTGTCGCAACACCGGGTTTCATCGATCCCCATATTCACGGCTGCGGTGGAGTCGATGTCATGGACGGTTCCCACAGTTCGCTGAATGCGGTCAGCCGCATTGTTGCGCGGCATGGGACGACAGCCTTTTTGCCCACAACCGTCTCATCCGCCCCGGAAGTTCTCACGAACGCGGTTGAACAACTTGGGATCGCAATGTCGCGCCCATTTGACGGCGCGACGCCTTTGGGAATCCACCTGGAAGGCCCGTTCATCAGCACCGAGAAACGCGGCACTCATAAGAGTTCGAACATTGTGCCGCCCGATCCCGGCCTGCTGGAGAAATGGATCCAGGCCTCGAATGGTTCTGTTCGGCTTTTGACCGTTGCGCCGGAATTGGAAGGCATCGACAAGGTGTTCATCATGGCGAAACACTTCGGTGTGACCATCGCGATGGGCCATTCCAATGCAACTTATACGGAGGCGGGACACGCCGTGGATCGCGGCGTCTGTTATGCCGTCCACACTTTCAATGCGATGCGCGGATTCAGCCACCGGGATCCGGGAATTGCCGGCGCCGTCCTCGCAGACGATCGAATTTTCGCAGAAATCATTTCCGATGGCATTCACGTCGATCCGGCGGTGATCCGGACTTTCGCCCGCGCCAAAGGGAAAACGCGTGTCCTGCTCGTGACCGATGCGATCAGCGCCACGGACATGCCCGACGGAAGTTATCGGCTGGGCGGGCATACGGTCGATGTCGCCGGCGGTGTTTGCCGCGACGGCGAGGGCCGGTTGGCTGGGAGCACATTGACGCAGGAAATCGCTTTCAAGAACTTCACTGCGTGGTCAGGCTGGCCGTTCGAGGACGCGCTTCTTGGGCTGACGTTAAACCCCGCCCGCGCGCTTCAGCTCGAAGGAAAGGGTTCGCTGGAAGCAGGCGCTGACGCCGACGTTGCGATACTCGACCGCGAGTTTCGTGTCGTGATGACATTTGTCGGAGGGAAGAAGGTTTTCGGTTAGCCATTATGGACAAACTTAAAATCACTGGTGGACGCCGCCTCGAAGGCCGCGTCAGAATCAGCGGCGCAAAGAATTCCGCTTTGCCGGCAATGGCGGCAGCTCTATTGACTGCCGGTGAGGTCACGCTTCAAAACATTCCGCTCGTTAACGACATCTACACCAGCCGCCGGCTCTTGCGCGAGTTGGGAGCGGCGGTGGAATTCGAAGACGATCACTGCGTCCGGTTGCAGGCGCAAAAGATCCTGTCGCATGAAGCGCCCTACGATCTGGTGAAAACGATGCGGGCGTCCGTTCTCGTTCTCGGCCCGCTGCTTGCCCGGACGGGACGGGCCCGCGTTTCGATGCCGGGCG
The Terriglobia bacterium genome window above contains:
- the nagA gene encoding N-acetylglucosamine-6-phosphate deacetylase; this translates as MSNTKPIAIDAGAVFTPIRKFAPGRLIIDGRSIVEIGEVETVRIPRTAERIDASKLVATPGFIDPHIHGCGGVDVMDGSHSSLNAVSRIVARHGTTAFLPTTVSSAPEVLTNAVEQLGIAMSRPFDGATPLGIHLEGPFISTEKRGTHKSSNIVPPDPGLLEKWIQASNGSVRLLTVAPELEGIDKVFIMAKHFGVTIAMGHSNATYTEAGHAVDRGVCYAVHTFNAMRGFSHRDPGIAGAVLADDRIFAEIISDGIHVDPAVIRTFARAKGKTRVLLVTDAISATDMPDGSYRLGGHTVDVAGGVCRDGEGRLAGSTLTQEIAFKNFTAWSGWPFEDALLGLTLNPARALQLEGKGSLEAGADADVAILDREFRVVMTFVGGKKVFG
- the pyrH gene encoding UMP kinase gives rise to the protein MTTKYNRVLLKLSGEALMGDQGFGIDPHVVSRIASEIKDVHDLGVEVAVVIGGGNIFRGIKASAEGFDRVTADHMGMLATVINALAIQDALEKMDVYTRVQSAIEMRQVAEMYIRRRAIRHLEKRRLVIFAAGTGNPYFSTDTTAALRAMEIKADVILKATKVDGIYNADPVKVPNATKYAEITYMDVLTQSLGVMDTTAISLCMDNKVPIIVFNIRTKGNIRRVIEGEKIGSLVY
- the murQ gene encoding N-acetylmuramic acid 6-phosphate etherase, whose amino-acid sequence is MTQERRNPRSVDIDLFPTERILKIINAEDALVAGAVAAAIPEIAKVIDVAVHCVRSGGHIIYVGTGTSGRIAIIDAVECPPTFGTEPEWIQAVMAGGAKAFVQAIEGSEDDVEKAASDLKAKKLSADDLVIGIAASGSTPYTLAALEVAKGKGARTAAVVCAENSPISKIAEITVCTAVGAEVITGSTRMKAGTAQKLVLNMFSTALMIRLGMTYSNWMINVGMTNQKLRTRGQHILQEILGVKPAEAEKLVAASGANLKVAVIMGATGCDRKEAEKRLAEADGNLRSVLGHLGSGRE
- the tsf gene encoding translation elongation factor Ts, which codes for MEIKATTVKDLREKTGAGMMDCKNALVEAKGDMEEAVTILRKKGLASAQKKATRIAAEGMIGHYIHAGGKLGVLVEVNCETDFAARNEDFLALVKDIAMHIAAVNPLYVKREDVPGEVLEKEKEIYKDQARASGKPEKIIDKIAEGKLESYYEMACLYDQKFVKDPNITVKDLIHNLVGKIGENIQVRRFARFKTGEGLEKRSTDLAGDVAAALGQ
- the rplM gene encoding 50S ribosomal protein L13; the protein is MSTRFPTAGELAAMDKWYVIDATDQVLGRVATKAATILSGKHRPHYVPFLVSGDHVIIVNADKIKLTGEKLDKKVYRWHTLYPGGLREVAARKVFETKPERLIREAVLGMLPKNKLRKRMVKRLKIYHADQHPHAAQTPERLEAI
- the rpsI gene encoding 30S ribosomal protein S9 is translated as MSSVQHLGTGRRKTSTARVILRPGNGSFTVNDRKLEQYFFDETHRMLVKRPLEASDTLNKFDVHVRVAGGGPHGQAGAVQHGIARALCEFSAELRGVLKKEGFLTRDPRMKERKKYGQPGARKRFQFSKR
- the frr gene encoding ribosome recycling factor is translated as MAMKDEIAQIRKRMDKAIDDIRKELSSIRTGRASISILDNIQVDYYGVPTPINQVAQLGTPEPTLITVQPYDVSLVGPVDKAIRASDLGLNPSNDGRLIRVPIPPLTEERRKQFAKHVHSVLEDHRTAVRNIRRDGNEKLKKMLKDKTISEDDEKNGLAEIQKLTDEYIHKLEDAAKKKEQEILTV
- a CDS encoding aspartyl protease family protein, which gives rise to MSSKPVVVLMALTSLLVVPGAFPARSATLQAGSVTDLLLKDDIQQAEALLARQPKTAETIALHGEIEFRKGNFAEAEKAYRDALKMDSRNARSHFGLGKLDMTKVKPKAALQEINQAIALDPKEPIYRLYASEAAGMDKKNDEQRRQLEEYLKLNPRDEDHVTEAKAGLEMLKAFGSEDTGVVHAPEKPAPIHFRKVLNLIFTEIMIDGKGPYNFAIDTGATQTVISEKLATSIGLQPITSTVVFGIGGAGKVDTKIYKVKELSAGDIKVNNVPVGTFDDPVISQIADGILGTSIFSDFIITVDYPNGQLELTRKRPAAAAGSETIPVWFFSNLLLLPMDVNGKHGNFIVDTGAVTTVISHSMAAQLGVNENTPGAKVDLGIAGVGGFEGTVLKIPNVTFKTQKNTEVFPQVVAIDLRQISKMIGTEVSGVVGFDFLSDYKLTLDYYAADVVLGK
- the rpsB gene encoding 30S ribosomal protein S2 codes for the protein MASITMKELLEAGVHFGHQTKRWNPKMKQYIFGERNGIYIIDLQKTLRLFKEATQFVTELTAQGKTILFVGTKRQAQDAIAEEALRCNMFFVNQRWLGGLLTNFSTIQKSIKRLKELDGMATDGRYELLPKKEVTRLERERKGLEKNLSGIKNMPGLPDAIFIIDSKNEEIAVAEARRLGIPVVAIVDTNCDPDVIDYVIPGNDDALRAIRLFASKISESVIEGQAVNKEGGTIPRPPVDESEEGVVMPFDRGGPKPERTHVASDEQPVETPNEAAIM